In the genome of Chitinophagales bacterium, one region contains:
- a CDS encoding pyruvate dehydrogenase complex dihydrolipoamide acetyltransferase, which produces MAEVIRMPRMSDTMEEGVIAAWHKKKGDKVSNGDLLAEIETDKATMDFESPGEGTLLYIGAKEGESIDINAILVILGDKDEDVDAILKEEEKKEKEKSSEKAEEKASEEEEDEAVEIPTGASKQAESKSADKEKKSEEKEDSKQSPELADVESSEGRIKASPLARRIAAEKNISISKIKGSGDDGRIVKKDVEEYLEKGGAEETGKIELPKVVQEESYEDVSLSQMRKTIAKRLAESKFNAPHFYLTMEVKMDRAMEARKKLNEVAPLKISFNDIIVKATAHALKKHPQVNSSWLGDKIRINHHVNIGVAVAVEEGLLVPVLRYTDAKSLSHIAQETRKLAEKAKNKKLQTEEMQGNTFTISNLGMFDIDEFTAIINPPDACILAVGKIKEVPVLKDGELASENIMKITLSCDHRLVDGATGAKFLQTLKAYLEEPLAMLV; this is translated from the coding sequence ATGGCTGAAGTTATAAGAATGCCGCGCATGAGCGACACTATGGAAGAAGGCGTGATCGCTGCATGGCATAAGAAAAAAGGAGATAAAGTTTCCAACGGGGATTTGTTGGCTGAAATAGAAACCGATAAGGCCACTATGGATTTTGAAAGTCCTGGAGAAGGCACACTGCTCTATATTGGTGCAAAAGAAGGAGAATCAATTGACATCAATGCCATACTGGTGATCCTTGGAGATAAGGATGAAGATGTAGATGCCATTTTAAAAGAAGAAGAGAAAAAGGAAAAAGAAAAATCTTCTGAGAAGGCCGAAGAAAAGGCATCTGAAGAGGAGGAGGATGAAGCAGTAGAAATTCCCACAGGTGCTTCAAAACAAGCAGAAAGCAAATCCGCTGACAAAGAAAAGAAATCAGAAGAAAAAGAAGACTCAAAACAATCTCCTGAACTGGCAGATGTAGAAAGCAGTGAAGGAAGAATCAAAGCTTCACCATTGGCCAGGCGCATTGCCGCTGAAAAAAACATTTCTATCAGCAAAATAAAAGGCAGCGGTGACGATGGGCGAATCGTGAAAAAAGATGTGGAAGAATACCTAGAAAAAGGCGGTGCTGAAGAAACCGGAAAAATAGAGCTGCCAAAAGTCGTTCAGGAAGAAAGTTACGAAGATGTTTCGCTTTCGCAAATGCGCAAAACCATTGCCAAAAGACTGGCAGAGAGCAAATTCAATGCCCCGCATTTTTACCTCACTATGGAAGTGAAAATGGACAGGGCTATGGAGGCGCGCAAAAAACTCAATGAAGTTGCTCCGCTGAAAATCTCCTTCAATGACATTATAGTAAAAGCCACAGCACATGCTTTGAAGAAACATCCGCAGGTGAATTCCTCCTGGCTGGGCGATAAAATCCGCATCAATCACCATGTGAATATTGGTGTGGCCGTGGCCGTAGAAGAGGGTTTGTTGGTTCCTGTTCTCAGATATACCGATGCTAAATCTTTGTCGCACATCGCACAGGAAACGCGCAAGCTAGCTGAAAAAGCCAAAAACAAAAAACTGCAAACTGAGGAAATGCAGGGCAATACTTTTACCATTTCTAATCTGGGCATGTTTGATATTGATGAGTTTACGGCCATTATCAATCCGCCCGATGCCTGTATCCTTGCAGTGGGCAAAATCAAGGAAGTGCCTGTTTTGAAAGACGGGGAATTGGCATCCGAAAATATTATGAAAATCACATTGAGCTGCGACCACCGCTTGGTAGATGGCGCTACAGGAGCTAAATTCCTGCAAACACTAAAAGCTTATTTGGAAGAACCGCTGGCGATGTTGGTTTGA
- a CDS encoding insulinase family protein: protein MKKNLIPLFLSCLFLLAACSSEKSADAPEYPYESVEGDPLDTRIYTLDNGLKVYLSVNKKEPKIQTNIAVRTGSKNDPPETTGLAHYLEHMLFKGTDEFGTINWEKEKPLLDSISALYELHRKEKDPEKKKALYAKIDSVSYQASKYAAPNEYDKMISSIGGSGTNAYTWVDQTVYVNNIPANELEKWLELEAERFSTLVLRLFHTELETVYEEFNRSQDSDFRKSFKNLNEGLYPQHPYGTQTTIGEGEHLKNPSLVNIHNYFNTYYQPNNTAICLAGDLDFDETIKLIDKHFGSWEANEIPEFELKAQPEITKPVVKTALGSQPEHLYIGFRFDKAGSREAMMMRLVSGILMNGSAGLVDLDLLQKQKVLKAASYESMMHDFSSHMLFGMPRQGQDLEEVKDLLLAQLDSIKQGNFDDWLVQAVVRDFKLQDIKSYENNNARVSKFVNSFVVERPWEDIVKQYEVMEKITKEDVVEFANKHYGNNYVVSYKRLGEDTTVHKVDKPQITSIEIDREGQSDFFKAFEAKETPRLEPQFIDYESEIKEDNLASDIPFYYTKNEENELFNLYYILDMGEDHDKEMALAVSYLPYLGTEKYSPEDLQKEFFKLGLDFSVNTGRYRTYVKLSGLQESFEKGVELFEHLLASVQPEEAAYTEMVKGILKDRADQKLQKGVILRQGLFNFAKYGEENPFTNILSEDKLKSIDPNALIQKINALTSYQHKVFYYGPEEKSAVKKVLDKLHKVPAELKAYPEPLKFEVQRQSKDEVYFVDYDMVQTEMIILATGQEFTPDLMTFNKLFNEYFGAGLSSIVFQEIRESKALAYAAYAYQSTPRKADEPFLSIAYIGTQSDKLQEASSEMLKLLNTMPKAEKQFKAAKESAMKNIESERTVGDEIFWSYQRLLDLGIDYDINKKLYEEIPSWNIDKMEEKFQEEIAGKKHTFLVIGKKEDMDLEVLKNIGTFKELTLEEIFNY, encoded by the coding sequence ATGAAAAAAAACCTGATCCCCCTGTTTTTAAGCTGTCTTTTTTTACTTGCAGCCTGCAGTAGTGAAAAAAGTGCTGATGCTCCTGAATACCCTTATGAATCCGTAGAAGGCGACCCGCTTGATACCCGTATTTATACACTGGACAATGGCCTGAAGGTCTATCTTTCTGTCAATAAAAAAGAACCTAAAATACAAACCAATATTGCAGTAAGGACCGGCTCTAAAAATGACCCGCCTGAAACTACAGGGCTAGCACATTATTTAGAGCATATGCTTTTTAAGGGCACAGATGAATTTGGCACCATCAACTGGGAAAAAGAGAAACCACTTTTAGACAGTATTTCTGCATTGTATGAATTGCATCGCAAAGAAAAAGATCCTGAAAAAAAGAAAGCACTTTATGCTAAAATTGACAGTGTGTCTTATCAAGCTTCTAAATATGCTGCACCCAATGAATACGATAAAATGATTTCTTCCATTGGCGGAAGTGGCACCAATGCTTATACCTGGGTAGATCAAACAGTTTATGTCAATAATATCCCTGCCAATGAGCTGGAAAAATGGCTGGAACTTGAAGCAGAGCGTTTCAGCACCCTGGTGTTGCGACTATTCCACACCGAGCTGGAAACGGTTTATGAAGAATTCAACCGCTCACAGGACAGTGATTTTCGCAAATCTTTTAAAAATTTAAATGAAGGACTTTATCCACAGCACCCATATGGCACACAAACCACAATTGGAGAAGGCGAGCATTTGAAAAACCCTTCTTTAGTTAATATTCATAATTATTTCAACACTTATTATCAACCCAATAATACAGCTATTTGCCTGGCCGGTGATCTTGATTTTGATGAAACCATTAAATTGATCGATAAACATTTTGGCTCGTGGGAAGCCAATGAAATCCCTGAATTTGAACTAAAAGCACAACCAGAAATCACAAAGCCGGTAGTAAAAACCGCCCTGGGAAGTCAGCCCGAACACCTTTACATCGGATTTCGATTTGACAAAGCGGGTAGCCGAGAAGCCATGATGATGCGCCTGGTTTCAGGAATTCTGATGAACGGAAGTGCTGGCTTAGTAGATTTGGATTTATTGCAAAAACAAAAAGTACTAAAAGCGGCTTCTTACGAAAGCATGATGCACGATTTTTCATCGCATATGCTCTTTGGAATGCCCCGGCAGGGACAGGATTTGGAAGAAGTAAAAGACTTATTGCTGGCACAACTTGATTCAATAAAACAGGGCAATTTTGACGATTGGCTGGTTCAGGCGGTAGTTAGAGATTTTAAGCTTCAAGACATTAAAAGCTATGAAAACAACAATGCAAGGGTTTCAAAATTTGTCAATTCCTTTGTTGTAGAGCGGCCCTGGGAAGATATTGTAAAGCAATACGAGGTGATGGAAAAGATCACCAAAGAAGATGTGGTGGAATTTGCCAATAAGCATTATGGCAACAATTATGTGGTGTCATACAAACGCCTGGGAGAAGACACTACAGTGCATAAAGTAGATAAACCGCAGATTACTTCTATAGAAATTGACCGCGAGGGGCAATCCGATTTTTTCAAGGCATTTGAGGCCAAAGAAACCCCACGACTTGAACCTCAATTCATCGATTATGAATCAGAGATCAAAGAGGATAACCTTGCATCAGATATTCCTTTCTATTACACCAAAAATGAGGAAAATGAATTGTTCAACCTCTATTATATTCTTGATATGGGCGAAGATCACGATAAAGAAATGGCGCTGGCTGTTTCCTACCTGCCCTATCTTGGTACTGAAAAATACAGTCCCGAAGATTTACAGAAAGAATTTTTCAAGTTGGGGCTTGATTTCAGTGTAAATACCGGCAGATACAGAACCTATGTGAAGTTGAGTGGTTTGCAGGAAAGTTTTGAAAAAGGCGTAGAACTTTTTGAACATTTGCTCGCATCAGTTCAACCTGAAGAAGCTGCTTATACAGAAATGGTAAAAGGAATTTTAAAGGATCGCGCAGATCAAAAACTCCAAAAGGGTGTGATCCTGCGCCAGGGCTTGTTCAATTTTGCCAAATATGGTGAGGAAAACCCATTCACAAATATTTTGTCGGAAGATAAATTGAAATCAATTGATCCAAATGCCCTAATTCAAAAGATCAATGCACTGACATCCTACCAGCATAAAGTCTTTTATTATGGACCGGAAGAAAAATCTGCCGTGAAAAAAGTACTTGATAAATTGCACAAAGTGCCTGCAGAATTAAAAGCTTATCCTGAACCATTAAAATTTGAAGTCCAGAGACAAAGCAAAGACGAAGTCTATTTTGTAGATTACGATATGGTACAGACCGAGATGATTATTTTAGCAACAGGGCAGGAGTTCACTCCCGATCTGATGACTTTCAACAAGCTTTTCAATGAATATTTTGGTGCCGGATTGTCCTCTATTGTTTTTCAGGAAATTAGGGAATCAAAAGCATTGGCCTATGCAGCTTATGCCTATCAAAGTACTCCGCGCAAAGCAGATGAGCCTTTCCTTTCCATTGCATATATTGGCACACAATCCGATAAACTGCAAGAAGCAAGCAGCGAAATGCTCAAATTGTTAAACACTATGCCCAAAGCTGAAAAGCAATTTAAAGCAGCTAAGGAATCTGCTATGAAAAACATTGAAAGTGAGCGTACCGTAGGCGATGAAATATTTTGGTCCTACCAGCGCTTGCTCGACCTCGGCATCGATTATGACATCAATAAAAAACTTTACGAGGAAATACCCTCCTGGAATATTGATAAAATGGAAGAAAAGTTTCAGGAAGAAATTGCCGGCAAAAAACATACTTTCCTGGTAATTGGCAAAAAGGAAGATATGGATTTGGAAGTACTCAAAAACATTGGCACTTTTAAAGAGTTAACATTGGAAGAAATTTTCAATTACTAA
- the dnaX gene encoding DNA polymerase III subunit gamma/tau: MEKFVVSARKYRPSDFDEVVGQSGVTQTLQKAVNSQHLGHSFLFCGPRGVGKTTCARILAKIINKQSESDERDYSINIFELDAASNNSVDDIKMLIDQVRIPPQIGDYKVYIIDEVHMLSQSAFNAFLKTLEEPPTYAIFILATTEKHKILPTILSRCQIYDFKRISVKDIVAHLANICKQEGIEFEENALNMIAQKADGALRDALSMFDRLVDRSEQRISFESVITNLNILDHEYYFRVTDLLMAQDLPEALLLFDEVLGLGFDGEEFISGLSEHFRNLMVTKEAKTKDLLEAGKDLSLRYQQQAQLIPNAFLLNALDLANDCQIKYRAARNKRLQVELALMKIAHLPGILNPEALKKKPLKPEQKSKTENNHTQTSKEVPKVAEPEVPLEKENPKTEISIKKESAEAQEKTSENTEKNSEKKAPKTTDKKLSGNTVSTKPNGLNTGINLSRLKNRDFDTSEEAKQKEEAEENSVLDPEIDETQLKEAWEALRADFKKNDSVFFPILEHSEVRLAEKEVFLIFDTQGSKELFLSRSEEVLTKFFKYLGSKVPVKSIVEKSVENNAPKKVFTSKDKWEFLQEKNPDLQLLKEKLQLYLKD; this comes from the coding sequence ATGGAAAAATTTGTAGTATCAGCACGGAAATACCGCCCCTCGGATTTTGACGAGGTAGTAGGGCAGTCCGGTGTTACTCAAACGCTGCAAAAGGCTGTAAACAGCCAACATCTCGGGCATTCTTTTTTGTTTTGCGGTCCGCGCGGTGTAGGTAAAACAACCTGTGCACGCATATTGGCAAAAATCATTAACAAGCAATCTGAAAGTGATGAGCGCGATTATTCCATCAATATATTCGAGCTCGATGCCGCTTCCAACAATTCGGTGGACGACATAAAAATGCTGATTGACCAGGTGCGTATTCCCCCTCAGATTGGTGATTATAAAGTCTATATCATTGATGAGGTACATATGCTTTCACAATCGGCTTTCAATGCTTTTTTGAAAACCCTTGAAGAGCCGCCTACTTATGCCATTTTTATATTGGCCACAACTGAAAAACACAAAATTTTACCCACGATCTTGTCTCGCTGCCAGATTTATGATTTTAAGCGTATTTCTGTTAAAGACATTGTGGCGCACCTTGCGAATATTTGCAAGCAGGAGGGCATTGAATTTGAAGAAAATGCCCTGAACATGATTGCCCAAAAGGCCGATGGTGCATTGAGAGATGCGCTTTCCATGTTCGACCGTTTGGTAGATCGCAGCGAACAACGCATCAGTTTTGAATCCGTTATCACCAATCTGAATATTCTCGATCATGAATACTACTTCAGAGTTACAGATTTGCTGATGGCACAAGATCTACCCGAAGCACTTTTGCTCTTTGATGAAGTCCTGGGGCTTGGTTTTGACGGGGAAGAATTTATCTCTGGACTCAGCGAACATTTCCGCAACCTGATGGTCACTAAAGAGGCTAAAACCAAAGATTTGCTTGAAGCCGGCAAGGATTTAAGCTTGCGCTATCAACAACAGGCGCAATTGATTCCCAATGCATTTTTGCTCAATGCACTCGACCTGGCCAATGATTGCCAAATCAAATACCGAGCTGCCAGAAACAAACGCTTGCAAGTAGAGCTCGCTCTGATGAAAATTGCCCATTTGCCCGGAATATTAAATCCCGAAGCGCTAAAAAAAAAACCGCTGAAGCCTGAGCAGAAAAGCAAAACAGAAAATAATCATACACAGACAAGTAAAGAAGTTCCAAAAGTAGCAGAGCCAGAAGTTCCGCTGGAAAAGGAAAATCCTAAAACAGAAATTTCAATCAAAAAGGAGTCGGCTGAGGCACAAGAAAAAACTTCGGAAAACACAGAAAAGAATAGTGAAAAAAAAGCGCCAAAAACCACAGATAAAAAGCTTTCGGGCAATACTGTTTCTACCAAACCCAATGGCCTTAATACAGGGATAAACCTCTCCCGCCTAAAAAATCGCGATTTTGATACTTCAGAAGAAGCTAAGCAAAAAGAAGAAGCGGAAGAAAATTCTGTTCTTGATCCTGAAATAGATGAAACACAACTCAAAGAAGCCTGGGAAGCTCTCCGTGCAGATTTCAAAAAAAATGACAGCGTATTTTTTCCGATATTAGAGCATTCTGAAGTACGCCTTGCTGAAAAAGAAGTTTTCCTGATTTTTGACACTCAGGGAAGTAAAGAACTGTTTTTGTCGCGAAGTGAGGAAGTGCTGACCAAATTTTTTAAATATCTTGGTTCTAAAGTACCGGTAAAATCAATAGTAGAAAAATCCGTTGAAAACAATGCCCCTAAAAAAGTTTTTACTTCAAAAGACAAATGGGAATTTCTGCAGGAAAAAAACCCCGACCTCCAACTATTAAAAGAAAAATTACAACTTTATTTAAAAGACTAA